A genomic segment from Nicotiana tabacum cultivar K326 chromosome 7, ASM71507v2, whole genome shotgun sequence encodes:
- the LOC107820360 gene encoding MYB-like transcription factor ETC3: protein MDQNLHHQPKLMHHRCCSHEEVNSMEWEFISMSKQEEDLIYRMHKLVGDRWGLIAGRIPGRTAEEIERFWIMKHSDGFANKRRQLRKV from the exons ATGGATCAAAATCTCCATCATCAGCCCAAGCTCATGCACCACCGCTGTTGCAGCCATGAAG AGGTTAATAGTATGGAGTGGGAGTTCATCAGCATGAGCAAGCAAGAAGAAGATCTTATTTACAGAATGCATAAGCTTGTTGGAGACAG GTGGGGACTGATAGCAGGGAGAATACCAGGGAGAACAGCAGAAGAAATAGAAAGGTTTTGGATAATGAAACACAGTGATGGCTTTGCAAACAAGAGACGACAATTAAGAAAAGTATAG